In Ostrinia nubilalis chromosome 26, ilOstNubi1.1, whole genome shotgun sequence, one genomic interval encodes:
- the LOC135084537 gene encoding ecdysone oxidase-like, which produces MLTTVRSVVASTRAIQTALLVVSGLQLTGYMWPPSVQVTNRDTYDFVIVGAGSAGCVVANRLSEDPHLKVLLIEAGGDPPLQSVLPGLLTTLQNSVVDYNFTSENDGYSAQNLKNGVVGLSTGKMLGGTSSLNHMLHVRGNPHDYARWVTASKDEAWSYWNLLPYFIRSEKFEDQGILETSSARYVGTSGYLKISRQTSEDNAPIFAAFHEMGLDVVANSNDPFFTVGVSEPMLNIADGVRQSGAEAYLRPIAHRPNFYLLKNTQVTKILFDEKKNAIGVTAVNNGKAITIHANHEVILTAGALITPQLLMLSGVGPKEHLSSFNIPVVSDLPVGQNLQDHIPAMVVHSLKPGKPDKTPPNPTRFPFPITTAYTAINMHQTFPDYQVINAIVSPEATSLIEFCSLAFFYKDEICQNFFDGGRGKYTLLTLLNIMYAESRGEVLLRSTNITDPPIVKLGTYSNQNDLHNMALYLKDFSRIVNTTSFKHMGAALIDLDLSKCKHLPRDSYEYWKCYALSMSSTMWHYSGTSSMGLVLDSHLLVKGVQRLRVADASAMPNPISGNINAAVVVLAEKAADLVKEDLQPRLFYPYQNYLW; this is translated from the exons ATGCTGACGACGGTCAGGTCAGTGGTGGCATCCACGAGGGCCATCCAGACAGCTCTGCTGGTGGTGTCGGGCCTTCAGCTGACGGGGTACATGTGGCCTCCTTCTGTTCAAGTCACCA ATAGAGACACCTATGACTTCGTCATCGTAGGCGCGGGGTCGGCTGGTTGCGTCGTCGCAAATAGACTGTCGGAGGACCCTCACCTCAAAGTCCTTCTGATTGAGGCCGGAGGGGACCCTCCTCTTCAATCTGtt CTTCCAGGCTTGCTAACGACTCTGCAGAACTCAGTAGTCGACTACAACTTCACTTCTGAGAACGACGGATATTCAGCACAAAACCTGAAGAACGGAGTCGTCGGGTTGTCAACAGGAAAAATGCTCGGAGGCACCAGCAGTCTGAACCACATGCTGCACGTCCGAGGCAACCCTCACGACTACGCGAGATGGGTCACAGCATCCAAGGACGAAGCCTGGAGCTACTGGAATTTACTTCCATACTTCATCAGAAGCGAAAAATTCGAAGACCAAGGAATTCTGGAAACTTCTAGCGCTCGATATGTAGGAACAAGCGGCTACTTGAAGATATCTAGACAAACGAGCGAAGATAATGCGCCAATTTTTGCCGCATTCCACGAAATGGGACTTGATGTCGTTGCAAATTCCAACGATCCATTTTTCACGGTCGGTGTGTCTGAACCGATGCTGAATATCGCTGATGGCGTTCGCCAGAGTGGGGCCGAAGCGTACTTACGACCTATTGCCCATCGCCCCAATTTCTATCTCCTAAAAAATACACAAGTCACCAAGATTCTGTTTGATGAAAAGAAAAACGCTATTGGAGTGACAGCTGTCAACAACGGAAAAGCGATCACCATCCATGCTAATCATGAAGTAATTTTAACAGCTGGAGCATTGATCACTCCTCAGCTGCTCATGTTGTCAGGAGTAGGTCCAAAAGAGCATCTGTCTTCATTCAACATTCCGGTTGTCTCAGACCTGCCAGTAGGTCAAAACCTGCAAGATCACATCCCAGCTATGGTCGTTCATTCTCTGAAACCTGGTAAACCTGATAAGACCCCGCCTAATCCTACACGATTCCCATTTCCAATTACCACTGCGTATACAGCGATTAACATGCACCAAACTTTCCCTGATTATCAAGTGATTAATGCAATCGTCTCTCCTGAAGCAACTTCTTTAATTGAGTTCTGTTCCCTCGCATTTTTCTATAAAGATGAGATCTGCCAAAACTTTTTTGATGGTGGACGCGGCAAATATACTTTACTGACCCTTCTCAATATAATGTATGCAGAATCTCGAGGTGAAGTCCTGCTGCGTAGCACGAACATAACTGATCCCCCTATAGTCAAACTTGGGACGTACTCAAACCAGAATGACCTGCACAACATGGCTCTGTACCTCAAAGACTTTTCTAGGATTGTCAACACCACCAGTTTTAAGCATATGGGAGCAGCATTGATTGACTTGGATCTATCCAAGTGTAAGCATTTGCCGAGAGATTCTTACGAATATTGGAAGTGCTATGCTTTAAGCATGTCATCGACCATGTGGCATTACAGCGGCACCAGTTCTATGGGGCTAGTTCTGGATAGCCATTTGCTGGTCAAAGGAGTACAGAGACTGAGGGTGGCGGATGCTAGCGCCATGCCCAACCCCATCAGTGGGAATATAAATGCTGCCGTGGTGGTCTTAGCTGAGAAGGCAGCCGATTTGGTTAAAGAAGATTTGCAACCTCGACTTTTTTATCCATACCAAAACTATTTATggtaa